In Vicia villosa cultivar HV-30 ecotype Madison, WI unplaced genomic scaffold, Vvil1.0 ctg.001627F_1_1, whole genome shotgun sequence, the following proteins share a genomic window:
- the LOC131636082 gene encoding probable sucrose-phosphatase 2 yields the protein MDRLMSSARLMIVSDLDHTMVDHHDTENSSLLRFNALWESAYRHDSLLVFSTGRSPTLYKQLRKEKPMITPDITITSVGTEITYGKSMVPDDGWVQFLNKKWDKNIVLEETSKFPELTPQAETEQRAHKVSFYVKKENAKQVTEALSKVLEQRGLDVKIIYSGGVDLDILAKGAGKGQALAYLLEKFEKEGKLPANTLVCGDSGNDAELFSIPGVYGVMVNNAQEELLQWHAENAKNNPKILHASERCASGIIEAIGHFKLGPNLSPRDVSDIAQEHNVENALPSQEIVNFCLLSEKWRRAEIENSELIIASLKAATHPTGVIILPSGVDHNIREYINILRNVYGDKQGKQFRIWVDNVSATQISPDTWIVKCDKWELDGEDRHACVVTSVLRKDSEWFTLIHVHQTWMEQSGQIKWTM from the exons ATGGATCGACTTATGTCTTCCGCGCGCCTCATGATTGTTTCGGATCTCGATCACACAAtg GTTGATCATCATGACACGGAGAATAGTTCCCTTTTGAGGTTCAATGCGCTTTGGGAATCCGCTTATCGCCATGATTCTCTGCTTGTGTTTTCGACTGGAAGGTCACCTACACTCTACAAACAGTTGAGGAAAGAGAAGCCTATGATTACTCCAGATATAACCATCACGTCTGTGGGAACGGAGATTACTTATGGAAAATCGATGGTTCCCGATGATGGATGGGTtcagtttttgaataaaaaatgggaTAAGAATATAGTCCTTGAGGAAACAAGCAAGTTTCCTGAACTTACTCCTCAG GCAGAAACAGAACAACGTGCACATAAAGTTAGCTTTTATGTAAAGAAAGAAAATGCTAAGCAAGTGACAGAGGCTCTTTCTAAGGTTTTGGAACAGCGCGGG TTGgatgttaaaataatatatagtGGAGGAGTTGATTTAGATATATTAGCAAAAGGTGCTGGCAAAGGTCAAGCTCTTGCTTACTTGCTTGAAAAGTTTGAGAAGGAGGGAAAGCTACCTGCTAATACCCTCGTTTGCGGTGATTCCGGAAATGATGCAGAGCTATTCAGCATTCCAGGAGTTTATGGTGTCATG GTAAACAATGCCCAAGAGGAATTGCTCCAGTGGCACGCAGAAAATGCAAAAAATAACCCTAAGATTCTGCATGCCTCAGAGCGTTGTGCATCTGGGATTATAGAAGCCATAGGTCATTTTAAATTGGGCCCAAACCTGTCACCAAGAGATGTTTCAGACATTGCACAAGAACATAATGTTGAAAATGCACTTCCGAGTCAGGAAATAGTGAACTTTTGCTTGTTAAGTGAAAAGTGGAGGCGTGCAGAAATTGAGAATTCGGAGCTGATTATTGCCAGTCTAAAGGCAGCCACT CATCCAACAGGTGTTATTATCCTCCCTTCTGGTGTGGACCATAATATTAGGgagtatataaatattttaagaaatgtGTATGGTGACAAACAGGGGAAACAGTTTCGGATATGGGTGGATAATGTATCGGCTACACAGATAAGTCCGGATACATGGATAGTGAAGTGTGATAAATGGGAGTTAGACG GTGAAGACCGCCATGCTTGTGTGGTCACTTCCGTGCTAAGAAAG GATTCAGAATGGTTCACATTGATCCATGTGCACCAGACGTGGATGGAACAATCTGGCCAAATTAAATGGACAATGTAG